Proteins encoded together in one Candidatus Polarisedimenticolaceae bacterium window:
- a CDS encoding MFS transporter: MAARTKFPPVFWVANLIEVLERFAYYGIYFGFGIYLASLGYSRDQLGIIQSLFLFCSYMIPVVSGTFADRYGFKKVLIVSYMAYLPAILLLLATKTFSGIAAAMLCIGFAAGIFKPLIAGTVRVTTDSTNTTLGFGIFYAMVNIGGSFGPIVAGKLRAISWDHAFLSSAIAVGVMFVITLLFYKEPPRAATVEPLGKKLKDILVTLRDVKFASFLILLGLFFWLPFWGFFNLCALYVDGAVDTAALYASLDRGLSWIPVLGPWIVGIVSHEVDGVRRVLGESVSHTGYIIMLLQLPISFVFEKFRALPSFIFGLAVAAAGFAVIGLAATGAAALVFLGIALFAVGEMITSPRIQEYITWIAPKEKAGLYMGSNFLGTMIGATLSGIYAPMYGYFERIGHPGGAWYVLAGHMVLAVVAFLAFVRFAGEFQTQSE; encoded by the coding sequence ATGGCCGCACGCACGAAGTTCCCGCCGGTCTTCTGGGTCGCCAACCTGATCGAGGTGCTCGAGCGGTTCGCGTATTACGGCATCTACTTCGGGTTCGGGATCTACCTCGCGTCGCTGGGGTACTCCCGCGACCAGCTGGGGATCATCCAGAGCCTGTTCCTCTTCTGCTCGTACATGATCCCGGTCGTCTCGGGGACGTTCGCCGACCGCTACGGGTTCAAGAAGGTCCTGATCGTCTCGTACATGGCGTACCTCCCGGCGATCCTGCTCCTTCTCGCCACGAAGACCTTCTCCGGGATCGCCGCGGCGATGTTGTGCATCGGGTTCGCCGCCGGAATCTTCAAGCCGCTCATCGCGGGGACGGTGCGCGTCACGACCGACTCCACGAACACGACGCTGGGCTTCGGCATCTTCTACGCGATGGTGAACATCGGAGGCTCGTTCGGCCCGATCGTGGCCGGAAAGCTGAGGGCCATCTCCTGGGACCACGCGTTCCTGTCCTCCGCCATCGCGGTGGGCGTGATGTTCGTGATCACCCTGCTCTTCTACAAGGAGCCGCCCCGCGCGGCGACGGTCGAGCCGCTCGGCAAGAAGCTCAAGGACATCCTGGTCACGCTGCGCGACGTCAAGTTCGCGTCGTTCCTGATCCTGCTGGGCCTGTTCTTCTGGCTGCCCTTCTGGGGGTTCTTCAACCTGTGCGCCCTCTACGTGGACGGCGCGGTCGATACCGCGGCGCTCTACGCGAGCCTCGACAGGGGACTCTCGTGGATCCCGGTGCTCGGCCCGTGGATCGTGGGGATCGTCTCGCACGAGGTGGACGGCGTCCGCCGCGTGCTCGGCGAGTCGGTCTCGCACACCGGCTACATCATCATGCTGCTGCAGCTGCCGATCTCGTTCGTCTTCGAGAAGTTCCGAGCGCTTCCGTCGTTCATCTTCGGGCTCGCGGTCGCCGCGGCGGGATTCGCCGTGATCGGGCTCGCGGCGACCGGCGCGGCGGCGCTCGTTTTCCTGGGCATCGCGCTGTTCGCGGTCGGCGAGATGATCACCTCGCCGCGCATCCAGGAGTACATCACGTGGATCGCGCCGAAGGAGAAGGCCGGGCTCTACATGGGCTCGAACTTCCTCGGGACGATGATCGGCGCGACGCTGAGCGGCATCTACGCGCCGATGTACGGGTACTTCGAGCGGATCGGCCATCCGGGGGGCGCCTGGTACGTGCTCGCGGGTCACATGGTCCTCGCGGTGGTCGCGTTCCTCGCGTTCGTCCGGTTCGCCGGGGAGTTCCAGACGCAGTCGGAGTAG
- a CDS encoding PrsW family glutamic-type intramembrane protease, giving the protein MTAGALLASATAGFVPVLALLLALTALDAYKLVRLRHVLYTVGMGAVLAVVARMAGTPIADALPISAPLFSRYVAPVLEEGLKAALLAWIVRTNRVGFAVDAAIQGFATGAGFALVENVFYWLSHRDAGFSVWLVRGVGTAVMHAGAAAVFAVLTKTLFDRRPKGLGGAWLPGFAAAVGLHSLYNHFLLSPVVSAMVIAVAIPASVVAAFRWAERRVGEWLNLGFDADTEMLELILSGRVSESPVGRYLDSLKGHFEGPIVADLLNYLRVRLELGLRAKGLLMLREAGFPTEPDEEAREQLAEMDFLERSIGPAGKLALAPFIRSGAADAWQWTLLRGQGR; this is encoded by the coding sequence GTGACGGCGGGTGCCCTTCTCGCCTCCGCCACCGCAGGCTTCGTTCCGGTCCTCGCGCTGCTCCTCGCCCTGACCGCCCTCGACGCCTACAAGCTCGTGCGGCTCCGCCACGTCCTGTACACCGTCGGCATGGGGGCGGTGCTCGCCGTCGTCGCGCGCATGGCGGGGACGCCGATCGCCGACGCGCTTCCGATCTCCGCTCCGCTGTTCTCCCGCTACGTGGCGCCGGTCCTCGAGGAGGGGCTGAAGGCGGCCCTTCTCGCCTGGATCGTGCGGACGAACCGGGTCGGTTTCGCCGTCGACGCGGCGATCCAGGGGTTCGCGACGGGGGCCGGGTTCGCCCTCGTGGAGAACGTCTTCTACTGGCTGAGCCACCGCGACGCGGGGTTTTCGGTCTGGCTGGTGCGGGGCGTGGGGACGGCGGTCATGCACGCCGGCGCGGCCGCGGTCTTCGCGGTTCTGACGAAGACCCTCTTCGACCGCCGGCCGAAGGGACTGGGGGGCGCGTGGCTCCCCGGATTCGCCGCTGCGGTCGGCCTGCACTCCCTCTACAACCACTTCCTCCTCTCGCCGGTCGTCTCGGCGATGGTGATCGCCGTCGCGATCCCCGCGTCGGTCGTCGCCGCCTTCCGATGGGCCGAACGCCGGGTCGGGGAGTGGCTCAACCTCGGGTTCGACGCCGACACCGAGATGCTGGAGCTGATCCTCTCCGGGCGGGTCTCCGAGTCCCCGGTCGGCCGCTACCTCGACTCCCTCAAGGGCCACTTCGAGGGACCCATCGTCGCGGACCTCCTGAACTACCTCCGGGTCCGCCTGGAGCTGGGACTGCGCGCCAAGGGGCTCCTGATGCTCCGCGAGGCCGGTTTCCCCACCGAGCCGGACGAGGAGGCCCGGGAGCAGCTCGCCGAGATGGACTTCCTCGAGCGCAGCATCGGACCGGCCGGAAAGCTCGCGCTCGCCCCGTTCATCCGCTCCGGGGCGGCCGACGCCTGGCAATGGACCCTATTGAGGGGCCAAGGGCGCTAG
- a CDS encoding sigma-70 family RNA polymerase sigma factor: MSQPSGPGPVVPDDGANDAALVREVIEGHVDAFEILVRRHQRPVYSAVLRMVRDPEDARDLAQTAFLKAFEQIGTFDPRYRFFSWIYRIAIHEAINHLQRRKRPEPLVEDVVDDDKGPESRMEGRELERAVQAALAALTPEHRAVVILRHFLDGSYQEIAVALEIPEKTVKSRLFEARRALRLRLETMGILK, encoded by the coding sequence ATGAGCCAACCTTCGGGGCCCGGGCCTGTAGTTCCCGATGACGGCGCGAACGATGCCGCGCTCGTCCGGGAGGTCATCGAAGGCCATGTCGACGCGTTCGAGATCTTGGTACGCCGACATCAGCGCCCGGTATATTCCGCCGTGCTCCGCATGGTCCGCGATCCCGAAGACGCCCGCGATCTCGCCCAGACCGCATTCCTCAAGGCCTTCGAGCAGATCGGGACGTTCGACCCCAGGTACCGGTTCTTCAGCTGGATCTACCGGATCGCGATTCACGAGGCGATCAACCACCTCCAGCGCAGGAAACGCCCGGAGCCTCTCGTCGAGGACGTCGTCGACGACGACAAGGGTCCTGAAAGTCGGATGGAAGGCCGCGAGCTCGAGCGCGCCGTCCAGGCTGCGCTCGCCGCGCTCACCCCGGAACACCGCGCGGTCGTCATCCTCCGGCACTTCCTCGACGGCTCCTACCAGGAGATCGCCGTGGCGCTCGAGATCCCCGAGAAAACCGTCAAGTCCCGCCTTTTCGAGGCCCGCCGCGCCCTGCGACTCCGCCTCGAGACCATGGGGATACTGAAATGA
- a CDS encoding STAS domain-containing protein, whose protein sequence is MFEIRQSEEGVIALSGRLDASHAARLEETLDAVQGPATLDLAGLEYVSSLGLGALLKTQKRLMGRGAGLRLRGLSPHLREVFRFSGFDRIFEIEGA, encoded by the coding sequence ATGTTCGAGATCCGGCAGAGCGAGGAAGGCGTGATCGCGCTCTCGGGACGCCTGGACGCATCCCACGCCGCGAGGCTCGAGGAAACCCTCGATGCCGTGCAGGGGCCGGCGACGCTCGACCTCGCCGGGCTCGAATACGTCTCGAGCCTCGGGCTCGGCGCGCTTCTCAAGACCCAGAAGCGGCTGATGGGCCGGGGCGCGGGATTGCGGCTTCGCGGGCTTTCGCCGCACCTTCGAGAGGTGTTCCGGTTCTCCGGCTTCGACCGGATCTTCGAAATCGAGGGGGCATGA